One Candidatus Deferrimicrobiaceae bacterium DNA window includes the following coding sequences:
- a CDS encoding DUF2889 domain-containing protein, whose product MDYEAIKSLAKHHKQVFGRIVKCEMYKLEGEKILALTRMHDDYHDMNLALLLDGSYRIEKIAGKMDRIPYPCCEEKPLAMLSELVGIAVLERGGLKKVKERIPREAGCSHVYEMIESTFRAIFVGSYSIIDQNWNGVLSLDLEEHRQLGVRSPILADTCYAFHRESADEEIVRSALRKVGEAHRKREAIEAVKGKK is encoded by the coding sequence ATGGACTACGAGGCGATCAAGAGCCTGGCCAAACACCACAAGCAGGTCTTCGGGCGGATCGTCAAGTGCGAGATGTACAAGCTGGAGGGGGAAAAGATCCTCGCCCTCACCCGGATGCACGACGACTACCACGACATGAACCTTGCGCTTCTTCTCGATGGTTCGTACCGCATCGAGAAGATCGCGGGGAAGATGGACCGTATCCCCTACCCGTGCTGCGAAGAGAAGCCCCTTGCGATGCTCTCGGAACTGGTCGGGATCGCGGTGCTCGAGCGGGGGGGCTTGAAGAAGGTGAAGGAGCGGATCCCCCGCGAAGCCGGGTGCAGCCACGTCTACGAGATGATCGAGTCGACCTTCCGCGCGATCTTCGTCGGTTCGTACAGCATCATCGACCAGAACTGGAACGGGGTCCTCTCCCTGGACCTGGAGGAGCACCGCCAGCTGGGCGTGCGGTCGCCGATCCTCGCCGACACCTGCTATGCCTTCCACCGGGAGTCTGCCGACGAGGAGATCGTGCGGAGCGCCCTGCGGAAGGTCGGGGAAGCGCACAGGAAAAGGGAGGCGATCGAGGCGGTCAAGGGGAAGAAATAA